In Ascochyta rabiei chromosome 11, complete sequence, the following are encoded in one genomic region:
- a CDS encoding Calcineurin subunit B gives MGNQPSAILDNIASGSNFDREEVDRLRKRFMKLDKDNSGTIERDEFLALPQISSNPLATRMIAIFDEDGGGDVDFQEFVSGLSAFSSKGNKEEKLRFAFRVYDIDRDGYISNGELFIVLKMMVGSNLKDQQLQQIVDKTIMEADLDHDGKISFEEFTKMVENTDVSMSMTLDQF, from the exons ATGGGGAACCAACCGTCTGCGATTCTCGACAACATAGCCTCCGGCTCGAATT TCGACCGTGAGGAGGTTGACAGGTTGAGGAAGAGGTTCATGAAGCTTGACAAG GACAACTCCGGTACTATCGAGCGCGACGAATTCCTAGCCCTTCCCCAGATCTCCTCGAACCCTCTCGCAACACGAATGATTGCCATCTTCGACGAGGATGGTGGCGGTGACGTCGACTTCCAGGAGTTCGTCTCTGGTCTCTCAGCCTTCAGCAGCAAAGGAAACAAGGAAGAGAAGCTCCGTTTCGCTTTCCGTGTGTACGACATCGACCGCGACGGCTACATCAGCAACGGCGAGCTCTTCATTGTGCTCAAGATGATGGTGGGAAGTAATCTGAAGGATCAGCAGCTACAACAG ATTGTCGACAAGACCATCATGGAGGCCGATCTGGACCATGATGGCAAGATCAGCTTCGAGGAGTTCACGAAGATGGTCGAAAACACGGATGTATCAATGAGCATGACCCTGGACCAGTTTTAA